From Mesomycoplasma dispar, a single genomic window includes:
- a CDS encoding HinT-interacting membrane complex lipoprotein P60, which produces MKGKFVKNLLKKKKFWYKSLFFLSLNFSFFSFVSCVVNVDTSERAEEDRKLSSNDVKNYVENAFVENILQENAFKSSDSNLTVQFQNTNSEFFKEAKNAFDFYQKYQISLDPTFTLKLISELQNKNVLSTNDFATLSAQSGYNKLFNDQGFIILYQNFATGIAQIVNKMLLVKFYLIQLDQPNLIKDSQIYKDGISSRSSFNTRQIFQNIDPNSPDFFLIHLMLTKNPVQVWQFESNDQSSISTFSQLKVKDTNSFNNLLRSENISSKLTRKEQDFERLAKNDKLDTANLLGYSGILYRHNANLGDLSFQFNDLRNHGEVKSGFFDPQTNLIWSAEQIKNFQLINKAKIFPVELKASFDRKKTKDKAEISDFEIKNDGSVAGATYKIKSVIPTRDNDANKFAVSVIVEISLNSAKYFYNVDVSWDEKKAYYNPEIKPGGEDLPKISDGIPTTLADLSKISIKYVNKLAPLYDKIIQDSNSKQAYFSLDNTPWNTNEQKTKLAYSLYLADETGIYRDAKNFFESIGYKVESKDKIVKVQ; this is translated from the coding sequence TTGAAAGGAAAATTTGTGAAAAACCTATTAAAAAAGAAGAAATTTTGATATAAATCGTTATTTTTTTTATCTCTAAATTTTTCTTTCTTTAGTTTTGTTTCTTGTGTTGTTAATGTTGATACATCAGAGCGAGCCGAGGAAGATCGAAAATTAAGTTCAAATGATGTAAAAAATTACGTTGAAAACGCTTTTGTGGAAAATATTTTACAGGAAAACGCATTCAAATCTAGTGACTCGAATTTAACAGTTCAATTTCAAAATACTAACTCCGAATTTTTTAAGGAGGCAAAAAACGCCTTCGATTTTTACCAAAAATACCAAATTAGTCTTGATCCGACTTTTACTTTAAAGTTAATTTCCGAATTGCAAAACAAAAACGTCCTTTCAACTAACGATTTTGCCACCCTTTCTGCCCAAAGTGGTTATAATAAACTTTTCAACGATCAAGGTTTTATCATTTTATACCAAAATTTCGCGACTGGAATTGCGCAAATTGTTAATAAAATGTTGTTAGTAAAATTCTATCTTATCCAACTTGATCAACCTAATTTAATTAAAGACTCACAAATTTACAAAGATGGAATTTCAAGTCGTTCTTCGTTTAACACTAGACAAATTTTTCAAAATATTGACCCAAATTCACCAGATTTTTTCTTAATTCACTTAATGTTGACAAAAAATCCAGTACAAGTTTGACAATTTGAATCAAATGATCAAAGTAGTATTAGCACTTTTAGTCAGTTAAAAGTCAAAGATACAAACTCATTTAACAACCTTTTGCGAAGCGAAAATATTAGTTCAAAACTAACAAGAAAAGAGCAAGACTTTGAAAGACTAGCAAAAAATGACAAACTGGATACGGCAAATTTACTCGGATATTCGGGAATTTTATACCGTCATAACGCTAATTTAGGCGATCTTAGTTTCCAATTTAACGACTTACGTAATCACGGCGAGGTTAAATCGGGGTTTTTTGATCCGCAAACTAATTTGATTTGATCCGCTGAACAAATTAAAAATTTTCAATTAATTAACAAAGCGAAAATTTTTCCCGTTGAACTAAAAGCAAGTTTTGACCGTAAAAAAACAAAAGATAAAGCAGAAATTTCTGACTTTGAAATTAAAAATGATGGCAGCGTTGCTGGTGCGACATATAAAATTAAAAGCGTAATTCCGACAAGAGACAACGATGCTAATAAATTTGCCGTTAGTGTAATTGTCGAAATTAGTCTGAATTCGGCGAAATATTTTTACAATGTCGATGTTAGTTGGGACGAAAAAAAGGCATATTATAATCCTGAAATCAAACCAGGCGGGGAAGATCTGCCAAAAATTAGCGACGGAATTCCGACTACCTTAGCTGATTTATCAAAAATTTCAATTAAATATGTTAATAAATTAGCGCCACTATATGATAAAATTATTCAAGATTCAAATTCTAAACAGGCTTACTTTTCACTCGATAATACCCCTTGAAATACTAACGAACAAAAAACAAAACTTGCATATTCGTTATATTTAGCCGATGAAACTGGAATTTATCGTGATGCGAAAAACTTTTTTGAATCAATTGGTTATAAAGTTGAATCAAAAGATAAAATTGTTAAAGTTCAATAA
- the hinT gene encoding histidine triad protein HinT encodes MENTTLFLDIISKKLPSTTIYEDEKVIAFLDKFPVSPGHFLVVPKNYSRNLFSISEQDFLYLVKKARELAIEQVKKLNASSFKLLINNEKDAQQTIFHTHVHIIPFYKKD; translated from the coding sequence ATGGAAAATACAACTTTATTTTTAGATATAATTTCAAAAAAGTTACCTTCGACAACTATTTACGAAGATGAAAAAGTAATTGCTTTTCTTGATAAATTCCCAGTTTCCCCTGGACATTTTTTAGTCGTACCAAAAAATTATTCACGAAATTTATTCTCAATTAGCGAGCAAGACTTTCTTTATTTAGTAAAAAAAGCACGTGAACTTGCAATTGAACAAGTTAAAAAATTAAACGCTTCAAGTTTTAAGTTATTAATAAATAACGAAAAAGATGCGCAACAGACAATTTTTCACACTCACGTCCACATTATTCCGTTTTATAAGAAAGATTAA
- a CDS encoding Mhp366/Mhp367 family surface (lipo)protein gives MKKSAKHLFILGCLAPFFVSSCLTQKEYQNPVKVKIEKNQQKTNINQQKTDENKKNLDERNQETELNKKQKTDQNSKTDENSQDKKDAKTKQNNELFPKLVNKPLEEDLSFDFFKVNQNSIRNFNINSLSDINRSDFKVGRLISSNFQQYYLKNWEKVVKKENESTFLGQKNDDLNIYLLSKMNPNLVDNISAKANYYSYFNPNAIGNYYNLRWFGFKSDSLQEKRFADIFTRNLRFASGSAVFLNANSEKAAFLTNKHVIYPQNARIAFWKLMNKKVGDDLLNAKLIKFLQYYDDFKIKELDNRVLFRMWETKWLQDKGYPVLPHKYKNWKVAELDSFMENLYADQYFELADFENYGFDVAVFYFNYAKFIADVENLVKYFKDKGQNFINSIYSLANGKFDNFIVSFNEFKKYWQKISKFKPLKISERNWEDGDFDYTTKIGMFWANNLTSKNVFKGVNFRRDSENSRLISANFFAANGPGASGSGIFNADGSLAFLNRSILTVNGNVQSLFYDQFGLTSHLTSGIALKSKNYNLVSQIYKTYLKDEDEEEKTQ, from the coding sequence ATGAAAAAATCAGCAAAACATCTTTTTATTTTAGGTTGTCTAGCGCCTTTTTTTGTTTCAAGTTGCCTTACGCAAAAAGAATACCAGAATCCGGTAAAGGTTAAAATAGAGAAAAATCAGCAAAAAACTAATATAAATCAGCAAAAAACTGATGAAAATAAGAAAAATTTAGACGAACGGAACCAAGAAACTGAATTAAACAAAAAACAAAAAACTGATCAAAATAGCAAAACTGATGAAAATAGTCAGGATAAAAAAGATGCAAAAACAAAGCAAAATAATGAGCTTTTTCCCAAATTAGTGAATAAACCACTTGAAGAAGACTTAAGTTTTGATTTTTTCAAAGTAAATCAAAATTCTATAAGAAATTTCAATATTAACTCATTATCTGATATTAACCGAAGTGATTTTAAAGTTGGACGGCTTATAAGTTCAAATTTTCAGCAATACTACCTTAAAAATTGGGAAAAAGTTGTTAAAAAAGAGAATGAAAGTACTTTTTTAGGGCAAAAGAATGATGATTTAAATATTTATTTATTAAGTAAGATGAATCCTAATTTAGTTGATAACATTAGTGCAAAAGCAAATTATTATTCCTATTTTAATCCCAATGCAATCGGAAATTACTATAATTTACGTTGGTTTGGATTTAAATCTGACTCGCTTCAAGAGAAAAGGTTTGCTGATATTTTTACAAGAAATCTCCGCTTTGCATCGGGTTCAGCTGTTTTTTTAAACGCTAATTCGGAAAAAGCCGCTTTTTTAACTAATAAACACGTAATTTATCCACAAAATGCAAGAATTGCATTTTGAAAATTAATGAACAAAAAAGTCGGCGATGATTTGCTAAACGCAAAACTTATTAAATTTTTGCAATATTATGACGACTTTAAGATTAAAGAGCTTGATAATCGCGTTTTGTTTAGGATGTGAGAGACCAAATGATTGCAAGATAAAGGTTATCCAGTTTTACCGCATAAGTATAAAAATTGAAAAGTTGCTGAATTGGATAGTTTTATGGAAAATTTATATGCTGATCAGTATTTTGAATTGGCTGATTTTGAAAATTATGGTTTTGATGTTGCGGTTTTCTATTTTAACTATGCTAAATTTATTGCGGATGTCGAAAATTTGGTCAAATATTTCAAAGATAAAGGTCAAAATTTTATAAATTCAATTTATTCGCTAGCTAATGGAAAATTTGATAATTTTATAGTAAGTTTTAATGAATTTAAAAAATATTGGCAAAAAATTTCAAAATTTAAACCACTTAAAATTTCTGAACGAAATTGAGAAGATGGCGATTTTGATTATACAACGAAAATCGGAATGTTTTGGGCTAACAATTTAACCTCAAAAAACGTTTTCAAAGGGGTCAATTTCCGTCGTGACTCTGAAAATTCACGTTTAATTTCGGCAAATTTTTTTGCCGCAAATGGTCCAGGAGCATCAGGAAGTGGAATTTTTAACGCCGATGGTTCGCTCGCCTTCCTAAATCGCTCAATTTTAACTGTCAATGGTAATGTTCAATCACTTTTTTATGACCAATTCGGACTAACTTCGCATTTAACATCCGGAATTGCCCTTAAATCAAAAAATTATAATTTAGTTAGCCAAATTTATAAAACTTATTTAAAAGACGAAGATGAAGAAGAAAAAACCCAATAA
- a CDS encoding APC family permease, producing MSLKSSRKLGFFAALSMLVGSVVGIGIFFKNNSVANATGHNGYAWLFAWIIGGIISLFSAISFSEISFLKQTKLNGLANWAYQTAGKKAGYGVLFNYGFYYLGMLTLILGIYVSEITIWFIETVSGSAISLPFYVHLIIGTVFVAFFTALNYLSVKVSGYIALVTTILKFIPLIFAVFTGILFPKTYNAGGSNAFIQTSENAFDFSKLVLALPAVLFAYDSFLSVGSIHNKVEKANKRVPLIITVGMIIIVIVYTLIGLSSALHNKGTITSLIQDVFPKSAANSISIFVAFFLLISTYGVTNSINASFVNQITDLVKLNAIVGAFSLRKKFSAEKVTILYLFITLLFWALIIYIPSVAIPLPKEKGDGSGFGSDVIADAMSNFPSLIFFGVYTTIIVAYSRKKHQLVDPSKQINKYLFWISAVISSLLTLIAIVAFIYSQIYAVATKINQNSGAGTFQTNGLILTNFGNFFIFLFNLFIFTTFPFINHFLIKAVDKIDVLKNFDEKEIEIPQNETDLDSSENPKETFWQNV from the coding sequence ATGTCGCTTAAAAGTTCCCGAAAACTCGGCTTCTTTGCTGCCTTATCAATGTTAGTTGGTTCGGTTGTTGGAATTGGGATTTTCTTTAAAAATAATAGCGTTGCAAATGCGACTGGGCATAATGGTTATGCTTGACTTTTTGCTTGAATTATCGGCGGAATAATTTCACTTTTTTCAGCAATTAGTTTTTCCGAAATTAGCTTTTTAAAACAAACAAAACTAAATGGACTAGCAAATTGAGCATACCAGACTGCTGGAAAAAAAGCTGGTTATGGCGTTTTGTTTAATTATGGCTTCTATTATTTAGGAATGTTAACTTTGATTTTAGGGATTTATGTCTCTGAAATTACAATTTGGTTCATTGAAACTGTATCAGGTTCAGCAATTTCTTTGCCTTTTTATGTACATTTAATAATTGGCACTGTTTTTGTTGCTTTTTTTACCGCCCTTAATTATTTATCGGTAAAAGTATCAGGGTATATCGCCCTTGTTACAACAATTTTAAAATTTATTCCACTAATTTTTGCAGTTTTTACTGGAATTTTATTCCCGAAAACTTATAATGCTGGCGGTTCTAATGCTTTTATCCAAACTTCAGAAAATGCTTTTGATTTCTCAAAATTAGTTCTTGCACTTCCGGCAGTTTTGTTCGCCTATGATTCGTTTTTATCTGTTGGTTCAATTCATAACAAAGTCGAAAAAGCAAATAAAAGAGTGCCGCTGATTATTACAGTGGGGATGATAATAATTGTGATTGTCTATACTTTGATTGGTTTGTCATCAGCTTTGCATAATAAAGGTACAATTACCAGTCTAATTCAAGATGTTTTTCCAAAAAGTGCGGCAAATTCGATTAGTATTTTTGTTGCTTTTTTCTTGTTAATTTCGACTTACGGGGTAACAAATTCAATTAATGCATCTTTTGTTAACCAAATTACTGATTTAGTTAAATTAAATGCAATTGTTGGCGCTTTTAGTTTGCGGAAAAAATTTAGTGCTGAAAAAGTAACTATTTTGTATCTTTTTATAACTCTACTTTTTTGGGCGCTAATTATTTACATTCCATCAGTTGCTATTCCGCTCCCAAAAGAAAAAGGAGATGGAAGTGGTTTTGGTTCAGATGTTATCGCCGATGCAATGTCTAATTTTCCTTCGCTAATCTTTTTTGGCGTTTATACGACGATTATTGTTGCCTATTCGCGGAAAAAACATCAACTTGTCGATCCATCAAAACAAATTAATAAATATTTATTCTGAATTTCGGCAGTTATTTCTTCTTTATTAACCCTAATTGCAATTGTTGCCTTTATTTATTCACAAATTTATGCAGTTGCTACGAAAATAAACCAAAATTCAGGTGCTGGTACTTTTCAAACTAATGGTTTAATTCTCACTAATTTTGGAAATTTTTTCATTTTTCTTTTCAATTTATTTATTTTTACAACTTTTCCTTTTATAAATCATTTTTTAATAAAAGCCGTTGATAAAATTGATGTACTTAAAAATTTTGATGAAAAAGAAATTGAAATTCCCCAAAACGAAACTGACCTGGATTCATCCGAAAATCCAAAAGAAACTTTTTGGCAAAATGTCTAA